ACCGGCGCAAACTCACTTACGCCAGTATGACGATACGGCGACTAGCTTCGCACTCGGTGGCAGCTATGCACTTGCTGAGCGCTTAGCGTTACAAGTCCATTATGTCGACTTAGGGGAAACATCGCTTAGTATTGAAGCCGATACACTTACCCCTGAGCAAGTGCATAACACAGTTGCAAAAGCCGGTCCGCTATTAGCAAAAGGTATTCGCAGCGGCTTAAGTTACTCTTTTTGGCAAACAACCCGTTGGACTGCATCCGCGCAAGCGGGTGTGCTGAGCTGGTGGAGTAACAGCAGCAGCCAGTATGGTGATAAGGTTATCCACACTAGCGACTCTGATACTGAATGTTATTGGGGAGCTGCTGCGGGGTATACCTTAACAGAGCAATTAACTCTGCAATTAAATTATAACCGCTACACGTTTAGTGGAAATAAAGCAGATAATCTTATGCTTGGGCTGAGCTTCAGCTTCTAGTGATAGCACACAGGCGCCCTTGGGCGCCTGTGTTTTTTTACTTCAACAATACATCCACTAATGCAGATACATCTTCTTACTGCGCTTCTTATGACTACATATTATAACTGCATATTATAACTATCAATTGTAGCGTAAACCTTGCTAGTACCATCTTTAAGTAATACCAATATATCATACGGCATAAAACGGTCGCCCACTTCCATACCTGGTGAACCTAATGGCATGGCTGGTACCGTAAGTCCAATAGCATTGGCCACTGGTTCTGCTAAAAACATATGGATATATTTTGCTGGAATATGACCCTCAAATACATAGCCATTCTCAGATACTGCTGTATGGCATGAGATATGATTGGGCTGAATGCCATAACGATTTTTAATAAAGCTTAAATCATCATAGTCTTTTGCGATAGCTGTTATGCCATTTTGCTCTATATGCGATATCCATTTTTTTACAACAGCCACAGCTACTTGTTTTATAAACAGTTAATAAAGGCTCGCTCTGTTGTTGGCTCACCACAGGCTCTGCCGTAACTTTCGGATCATTATTAGTTACAGCGGGTTCCGAGCATGCTGTTAGCAAAAACACTGCTGCAAATAAGGCAGT
The sequence above is drawn from the Rheinheimera salexigens genome and encodes:
- a CDS encoding DUF411 domain-containing protein gives rise to the protein MAVVKKWISHIEQNGITAIAKDYDDLSFIKNRYGIQPNHISCHTAVSENGYVFEGHIPAKYIHMFLAEPVANAIGLTVPAMPLGSPGMEVGDRFMPYDILVLLKDGTSKVYATIDSYNMQL